In Arachis hypogaea cultivar Tifrunner chromosome 2, arahy.Tifrunner.gnm2.J5K5, whole genome shotgun sequence, a genomic segment contains:
- the LOC112750094 gene encoding small ribosomal subunit protein bTHXc, which translates to MVLSSAMASLLLASPPPFSTQLHTSSSSHLSFSHSQTLSPSPLSTSSLSVSHSAATSSSPSPIPYVYCGRGDKKTAKGKRFNHSFGNARPRDKKKGRGPPRLFAPPAPTKKDRFEDNEVVKIEIDESLFTS; encoded by the exons ATGGTGTTATCCTCGGCCATGGCTTCACTGCTTCTAGCTTCACCTCCACCATTCTCCACTCAACTCcacacttcttcctcttctcaccTTTCTTTCTCTCACTCCCAAACCCTCTCCCCTTCACCACTCTCCACTTCTTCTCTTTCAGTTTCACACTCTGCAGCgacttcctcttctccttctccaaTTCCTTATG TCTACTGTGGCAGAGGTGACAAGAAAACTGCAAAGGGAAAGCGCTTCAACCATTCATTCGGAAAT GCAAGGCCAAGGGACAAGAAAAAGGGTAGAGGACCACCGAGGCTGTTTGCTCCGCCGGCGCCTACGAAGAAGGATCGATTCGAAGATAATGAAGTGgtgaagattgaaattgatgagtCTCTCTTTACTAGCTGA
- the LOC112750088 gene encoding uncharacterized protein At4g19900, producing MFDPRHLKSAKLLLSSLFIFSAIIFVIHAYSIIYHDFLHSATYKEPSENLQAQSHRFKEQIRPTLSNLPLHSIQEENDRIQAGNQNDLVAPLGVTELERIAWFRKNLHKFDILKSNNSTRRFHSRVLEFFSRECEAQFFMTWISPAGSFGVRELMSVESVFKVHPGTCLVILSRTLETTHGYTVLKPLLDSRFKVQVVTPDLPFLFKGTLAEAWFRELIKGAQSMDLRSKHWTRLNNAVLIFDMKHPLLHEFISEFALTFDGNKWGHNGPYLVSRVIKRLLKRPGFIFKILPPTAFYPADWNKIRGFLRKPKTQTESKWVEAKVLQLRAETYGIHLWNKQSRRLTIEDGSVIGKLALNHCIICNNIFSS from the exons ATGTTTGACCCTAGACACCTTAAAAGTGCCAAGTTACTTTTATCCTCTCTGTTCATATTCTCTGCCATAATTTTTGTTATCCATGCATATAGTATCATCTACCATGATTTCCTACACTCTGCTACATATAAAGAACCTTCAGAGAATTTGCAAGCTCAGAGTCACAGATTCAAAGAGCAAATAAGACCAACACTTTCTAATCTGCCTTTACACTCCATTCAAGAAGAGAATGATAGAATTCAAGCTGGAAATCAGAATGACTTGGTTGCTCCTCTCGGTGTGACAGAATTAGAGAGAATAGCTTGGTTTCGGAAAAACCTGCACAAGTTTGATATTCTCAAGTCAAACAACTCGACCCGAAGATTTCACAGCAGAGTTCTAGAATTCTTCAGCCGTGAATGCGAGGCTCAGTTTTTCATGACTTGGATTTCGCCGGCAGGCTCGTTTGGTGTAAGAGAATTGATGTCCGTGGAAAGTGTTTTTAAGGTTCATCCCGGCACATGCCTTGTAATTCTGTCAAGAACTTTGGAGACCACGCACGGCTACACAGTGCTGAAACCGTTGCTTGACAGTAGGTTCAAGGTTCAGGTCGTGACCCCAGACTTGCCTTTTCTGTTCAAAGGGACACTGGCCGAAGCTTGGTTTCGTGAGTTAATAAAAG GAGCACAAAGCATGGATTTAAGATCTAAGCATTGGACTAGATTAAATAATGCTGTTCTGATTTTCGATATGAAACATCCACTTCTTCACGAATTCATTAGTGAATTTGCATTGACTTTTGATGGAAACAAATGGGGGCATAATGGTCCATACCTGGTTTCTAGAGTGATCAAGAGGCTGCTGAAAAGACCCGGTTTCATATTTAAGATCTTGCCACCTACGGCTTTCTATCCAGCTGATTGGAATAAGATAAGGGGGTTTCTCAGGAAGCCGAAAACTCAAACTGAATCGAAATGGGTAGAAGCCAAAGTGCTTCAGCTCCGTGCGGAGACTTATGGGATTCATCTATGGAACAAGCAAAGCAGAAGATTGACAATAGAAGATGGAAGTGTCATAGGAAAACTTGCATTAAATCATTGTATCATTTGCAACAATATATTTAGTTCTTAG